A single window of Salmo salar chromosome ssa21, Ssal_v3.1, whole genome shotgun sequence DNA harbors:
- the ormdl1 gene encoding ORM1-like protein 1, which produces MNVGVAHSEVNPNTRVMNSRGIWLTYALGVGMLHIVLLSIPFFSVPVVWTLTNVIHNFGMYVFMHAVKGTPFETPDQGKARLLTHWEQLDYGVQFTSSRKFFTISPIILYFLASFYTKYDTTHFVINTASLLSVLIPKLPQLHGVRIFGINKY; this is translated from the exons ATGAATGTTGGCGTAGCGCACAGTGAGGTGAACCCCAACACTCGGGTCATGAACAGTCGAGGGATCTGGCTCACCTATGCCCTCGGTGTTGGAATGCTTCACATTGTGCTCTTGAGCATACCCTTCTTCAGTGTACCTGTGGTGTGGACTCTCACAAATGTTATACACAATTTT GGGATGTATGTCTTCATGCATGCAGTGAAAGGCACTCCGTTTGAGACCCCAGACCAAGGCAAAGCCCGGCTCCTGACACATTGGGAACAGTTGGACTACGGCGTGCAGTTCACATCATCCAGAAAATTCTTCACCATCTCCCCAATCATTTT ATATTTTCTTGCAAGTTTCTACACGAAGTACGACACAACACACTTTGTCATAAACACTGCCTCCCTTTTGAGTGTGCTGATCCCCAAATTGCCACAACTACACGGAGTCCGCATCTTTGGCATCAACAAGTATTAA
- the adat3 gene encoding LOW QUALITY PROTEIN: probable inactive tRNA-specific adenosine deaminase-like protein 3 (The sequence of the model RefSeq protein was modified relative to this genomic sequence to represent the inferred CDS: inserted 3 bases in 2 codons; substituted 1 base at 1 genomic stop codon): MEPQSKRIKXYECDIDSWVAYPVLSNVHSHDAELIEAFAAPIVNKKETSRLIKELATVYPLSGLTHIKRVRACKDKGKPHPLEIIVCLASDAPDIDCSKDMHISDLSSSGRINCGSLGXPFLVKTPACPPLTRSKFEQAKKHCPTSYEDKQVTVALKGQLFTSSMKAKMQDYMMAAVAAARAGQEXGMEAVGAAVVEPERIVAVGHDCWKGVHPLNHAVMVCIDLVARGQCGGAYTYDKYPACQFVLPDSSPSEIHSATTMPTCRVLRDKVTAEESSQPYICTGNNLYVTREPCIICAMLLVQSRIGSLLWNSLYRFGTKYKIDAQTYLTHRFEVFKGVLGQQYQNEFRRFT; encoded by the exons ATGGAACCACAGTCCAAACGCATCAAATAATATGAGTGTGACATAGACTCCTGGGTCGCTTATCCTGTGCTGTCCAATGTTCACTCACATGACGCTGAGCTAATCGAGGCCTTTGCAGCTCCCATCGTCAACAAGAAAGAAACCTCTCGTTTGATAAAGGAGTTAGCCACAGTGTACCCGTTATCTGGACTGACGCACATCAAGAGAGTACGGGCATGCAAGGATAAGGGCAAACCTCACCCTCTGGAGATCATTGTATGCCTTGCCAGTGATGCACCAGACATTGACTGCAGTAAGGACATGCACATATCTGATCTGTCGTCCTCAGGTAGAATAAACTGTGGAAGTCTAG GACCTTTCCTGGTCAAGACACCAGCATGCCCTCCTTTGACCAGATCAAAGTTTGAGCAGGCCAAGAAACACTGCCCCACCTCCTATGAGGACAAGCAAGTGACGGTGGCACTAAAAGGCCAGCTGTTCACCTCCTCTATGAAAGCCAAGATGCAGGACTACATGATGGCTGCTGTGGCTGCAGCAAGAGCAGGGCAGGA AGGCATGGAGGCTGTGGGGGCTGCAGTCGTTGAGCCAGAGAGGATTGTTGCTGTGGGACATGACTGCTGGAAAGGCGTTCACCCACTTAATCACGCTGTCATGGTCTGCATTGACCTTGTGGCACGTGGGCAGTGTGGTGGGGCCTACACCTATGATAAGTACCCCGCCTGCCAGTTTGTTTTGCCCGACTCCTCACCCTCTGAAATACATAGCGCCACCACCATGCCAACCTGTAGGGTCCTGCGGGACAAGGTCACTGCAGAGGAGAGCAGTCAGCCGTACATCTGCACCGGGAACAACCTGTATGTAACTCGAGAGCCTTGTATTATTTGTGCCATGCTGCTAGTCCAGTCCAGGATAGGCAGTCTTCTATGGAACAGCCTCTACCGATTTGGGACTAAATATAAAATCGATGCTCAGACATATTTGACTCACCGCTTTGAGGTTTTCAAAGGAGTCTTGGGCCAACAGTACCAAAATGAATTCCGAAGGTTCACATAA